TGGGCCTGATGCTGAATGGACCCAGGATTGTTTGCACTTGGGAAGGAGGGCCCAAAGGGAGAACAGTAAGCAAGAACCAGGTTCTCCGGAGccctctccccagtccctggaGAGGGTCAGCAGTGAAAGGAGCTCAGGTCTTCCCTGAGCCAAGGTGCCAGGGTCCCAGAACTGCACATGGGCCCACATCCCTTTCTGCTACTTCCTTAGGCTCTTGCTTACTAGAAGAGAGGAAAATTGTGCAATTAGTGCTGGGTTTGAGGATGCTGACAGGGTGTAATCAACAGGGCCTCTCCACCAGGTGTGGGGCTAGGCTGGGTACTGGGCCCCACCAGTTGTGGGGCTAGACAAGGAGAGCCTGAGGGGAGCCTCTTTTCCCAGGGACTGGCTCCGTTAGGGAATTCCTCAGTTTTGCTCCTGAGGCATCACTCCCACTCCCACAGCTTCCTTCTACATCTTTTGCCTCGATCTTCCTCCCAAACTCTGGGGCAGCTTCTGTCACTTTGCTCACTAAGGGCTGGGTTCCAACATTGCTTACGAATCATTACCTCCATCACCCACCCCAGCTCTGCAACTCTGGCCGCTGCTTGTGCTCTCAGGCCCAGGGGCTTGCCTATAATCCTTCCCCTCTTGTCTCCTCAGTTTGCTTGTTCTGTGGACACTCCTCTTGTCTCGAATTCACCGCTCTATTCCAACTGCTGACAGCACTCTTTAGATTCCAGTTTGGGCCCTCTTCCAGGAAGACCTCTTGGATTTGGCCATGGTGATGCCAGCACCACACACCCTGAATGTTTGTGAGCTTTCCCTCCACTCACCTTTGCCTGCCTTGAGGCATTCTGGCTGAGAATCCATCCGTCTTGCATAGGACAGACTGCTAAATGCCTGGTAGatgtggagggtggagggtaggagacATGACTCCTGTGTCCCACTAGGGACAGTTGCTCCTATGTTCTGGGCTCGGGGAATGCTCCATAAATGAGAACCTTCCTGACCGCAAGGCCCAGCTGGCTCCCCCGACTTCTATCTTGGCAATGAGGAAACAGGCTTGGTGCACACCCCTGGAGTCAGTCACTGCAGAGCTGGGCGCCAGGCATTTGAGTGGAAATGGAGAGGGTTGATCCTTAGGGTTCCTAGAATGTTCTTACCTTCTGTGTGCTATAAAAATCAAGAGAGCAGTGGTTGGGAGATGAACAGGAAGAGGGCAGGAGGTAGAGGGCCAAGCAAAGGGCTCCACAGGGAGGAGTGGGATGAGGTGAGCATAGACTGAGATGGGCAGCAGCAGGGCTCAGGCTCGCAGCTAATTTGCAAAATTTTGAGATgtatcattcctttattttttacctCAACTTACTGAGCAACGCATAGCTATGGAACAGAAGCATTTGTTGCACTCTTTTTGTGAGCCAGGCCTTGTAGGAGATTGTGGATGGCAAAACCTCAGGTTCTGTCGAAATCTTCCCCTTGGGGGCTGGAGGATCTCTAGTTAATTGGCATTCAGGTGCTTAAGGCCACTTTTGGGTGGAGGTTTGGCAAAGATGGAGTGTCCAGACCTATGATCCTCTAataactttactttttaaaaacagccacCCAAATGGTGGTGGCGTGGGGAGCAGGTGATGGTGAAGGGACTGGGGTCTCTGGCCATGGCCATGTACAGAGGAGACTCTGTGAGCGCTCTCCCTGCCTGAGGGACACCTAACTTTATAGCATAGACTGAGGGTCAACAGGAGGCCCACCAAGTCCCTCAGATCCAGGGACAGGGAAGGAAGTGGTGGAGGGGAGGCTGACCCACCTCTAAACGGTTATGCCACTATAAGCAGAGCCCCCAGGGGAGAGGCCCCAGTAGAGCCCCCAGGTGCCCTCAGGTAAGCAGTGGCTCATCCTCTGCCTCAGCTACCCACACCCCCGGCTCAGCCAGTGGCACCAGTAGCACATCGTCCTCATCTTCTGGGGCCAGGACTGCTGTGTGGGGTCCAGCAGGGCTCCGGGTTGGTCCTGGGGGCCCCAGGCTGGGCAGGAGGCGGCCTCGCAGGGCCTGCACCACTCCAGACAATAGTGATGGCTCTAGGGGCAGTGAGGGCAGTGGCCCTGGGGCTTCGGGGACAGTAGTGGGGGCTGGAGACGTGCTAGCAGATGGGAGGGGAGCTTTGATGGGCAGTGGGGGTGCCTGCTCCCCATCTTGCCCACCCACTGCCCCGCCCTCATGGGCTGGACCTGTGCCACCATCTAGGGCCTCAAGGGGAGCAGCGGAATGTGTGACCTGGGATCTGGCCTCAGAGGCCCGAGCTGGGGTGTTGGTTCGAGGGAGCAAGCCCCAGCGGCGGAGACGGCGTACCAGGCGGCGCATCAAGCGGCCCCGCTGACGACGGCGGGCACCTGAGCCACCTCCTGGAGTCATATCCTGGCGTAAGATCTGTAGCAGAGAACGCAGGTTGCCCAGCACTGAGTTCTGCAAGGAGATGAGGAGGCCTCAGAGTCAGAGGGCCAAAGGTTGAATGAAGGAGAGTACAGGGGTGGGGCCACAGCAGAACTGGGACCAGGAGGTGCTAGGGTGGTGGGGAGTGACTTACATCATTAGGATTCTCTGTAGGAAAGTCTTCTACAGGCGGGATGGCACCCTGGGCAATGAGCTGCCCGTAGGAAGGGGGTGCCTGCTGCTGCACAATCTCAGCCTCCATCCGGGAGAGGGGGGCAAAGATGCTAGAAGGAATGATGACTGCTCAGTCGCTGGTAGTTCTTGGCCAGAgtagaccacctcagcctggacagTCCTCCCGCTTCCACACCCGGGCCAGGCCAGCTGGAGCTGTGCCATGGCTTTCCCAAAGGTCATCTGAGGTCCCTCCTCCCTTGAAACTGCTTTCAGGATCTGGACCTGTCCCTTACAGGACACAACTGATAAGCTGATCATGGGAGCCTCTCCCCAAGGTGGGTGCTTTCATGGTCTCCTGTAGCTGCATGGCCCAGCCTCACCCTCAGGGTCTACTCCTCTACTGCCAGTCCCACTCCCACTGACCTGTACTCCTGGGTGCGAATGGCATAGAGCTTGCAGGTGCAGCCCAGGGCGATGACCAGGAGCAGGCCGCACACTAGGCTGCCAATGACTGCGGCGGTAATGACCTTGCGGGGCAGAACATAGGAGCAGTCCCACTCATCACTGCCGTCTGCACAGTCTGGCTGCCCGTCGCACACCCATGTCTCATACACGCACTTCTCATCCCGGCATCGGAAATTGCCAGGCTGGCAATGCCGACAGCGTCTCTCGTCTGCTCCATCAGCACAGAAAGTCTGGTAGTTGCAGCGGTCAGCAGGCAGGTAGCAGGCTGTGGCACCAGAGGTGCCAGCAGCCCCGCAGGGGAAGTGTCCAGGTGGGCAGCCTGGGCAGTCCTCCTCATCTGTGCCGTCAGCACAGTCCCACGAGCCATCACAGCGCTGTGCCTCACTGTAGCAGCGCTCACCTAGGCCTTCGCCAGCCCCCAGGCCAGAGCCTAAGCCACAGGGTCTATCCCAAGGCAAGCAGTAGCCCCGCACATGGTAGGTGGCATTGAAGCCACGACCATTGCTCCAAGCAACTGTGTGGTAGGACACAACAGCCTGGCCAGATAGTGTCTCCACAGTGACAGCCTTGCCATTGCTGAAGTGGGTGAGACTACGCAGTAGTCGGGAGCTCTCAGGGGGCCCAGGGCCATCAAACACATGCACTGCATCTCCAAAGCCCAAGTCCAGGGCTGTGAAGCGCACGGCCAGCCGCCGGCCGTCATGGGGGTCCAGCAGCCAATGGCAGGACTGGgggtgggagactgaggcaaggtgTGTATATCCAGGGGAGGAGAAGACCCCATAGAAGTCCTCCAAGGTGAGATTGCAAGGCAGGGAGGGGATGGGCCTTGGGGTCAGGCCAGGGAAGGGGTCTGAGTTGCAACCTGCTTCATCAGAGCCATCGCCACAGGCATCAATCCCATCACAGCGCTGGACAGCAGATACACAGCGGTGGTTCAGGCACTGGAACTCTTCCTGCAGGCACATCAGCCAATCTGCAGAGGCACCATGGAGAGGGGCTGTGAAGCACCAGAGCCCTCAGGATCCTCCCCTCCTGCCTGGGGCTTTCACTGCCTGCTCCTCAAACATCTCTGTCCAGCCTACCTTGGCTATAGGAGAGCAGGAAGCC
This genomic window from Piliocolobus tephrosceles isolate RC106 chromosome 6, ASM277652v3, whole genome shotgun sequence contains:
- the LRP10 gene encoding low-density lipoprotein receptor-related protein 10 produces the protein MLLATLLLLLLLLLLGGALAHPDRIIFPNLACEDPPAVLLEVQGTLQRPLVRNSRSSPANCTWLILGSKEQTVTVRFQKLHLACGSEHLTLRSPLQPPISLCEAPPSPLQLPGGNITITYSYAGARAPMGQGFLLSYSQDWLMCLQEEFQCLNHRCVSAVQRCDGIDACGDGSDEAGCNSDPFPGLTPRPIPSLPCNLTLEDFYGVFSSPGYTHLASVSHPQSCHWLLDPHDGRRLAVRFTALDLGFGDAVHVFDGPGPPESSRLLRSLTHFSNGKAVTVETLSGQAVVSYHTVAWSNGRGFNATYHVRGYCLPWDRPCGLGSGLGAGEGLGERCYSEAQRCDGSWDCADGTDEEDCPGCPPGHFPCGAAGTSGATACYLPADRCNYQTFCADGADERRCRHCQPGNFRCRDEKCVYETWVCDGQPDCADGSDEWDCSYVLPRKVITAAVIGSLVCGLLLVIALGCTCKLYAIRTQEYSIFAPLSRMEAEIVQQQAPPSYGQLIAQGAIPPVEDFPTENPNDNSVLGNLRSLLQILRQDMTPGGGSGARRRQRGRLMRRLVRRLRRWGLLPRTNTPARASEARSQVTHSAAPLEALDGGTGPAHEGGAVGGQDGEQAPPLPIKAPLPSASTSPAPTTVPEAPGPLPSLPLEPSLLSGVVQALRGRLLPSLGPPGPTRSPAGPHTAVLAPEDEDDVLLVPLAEPGVWVAEAEDEPLLT